From one Triticum urartu cultivar G1812 chromosome 3, Tu2.1, whole genome shotgun sequence genomic stretch:
- the LOC125547769 gene encoding putative AP2/ERF and B3 domain-containing protein Os01g0140700, which yields MASGKATNHGMEDDNDMEYSSAESGAEDAAESSSSPVLAPPRAAPSSRFKGVVPQPNGRWGAQIYEKHSRVWLGTFPDEDAAARAYDVAALRFRGPDAVINFQRPPAAAEAGSSSSRSELDPELGFLADHSKAEIVDMLRKHTYDDELRQGLRRGRGRAQPTPAWARELLFEKAVTPSDVGKLNRLVVPKQHAEKHFPPTTAAATGSNGKGVLLNFEDGDGKVWRFRYSYWNSSQSYVLTKGWSRFVKETGLRAGDTVAFYRSAYGNDTEDQLFIDYKKMNKNDDAADAAISNENETGHVAVKLFGVDIAGGGMAGSSGG from the coding sequence ATGGCATCTGGCAAGGCGACAAACCACGGCATGGAGGACGACAACGACATGGAGTACTCGTCTGCGGAATCGGGGGCCGAGGATGCGGCGGAGTCGTCGTCGTCGCCGGTGTTGGCGCCGCCCCGGGCGGCTCCATCGTCGCGGTTCAAGGGCGTCGTGCCGCAGCCCAACGGGCGGTGGGGCGCGCAGATCTACGAGAAGCACTCGCGGGTGTGGCTCGGCACGTTCCCCGACGAGGACGCCGCCGCGCGCGCCTACGACGTGGCCGCGCTGCGCTTCCGTGGCCCGGACGCCGTCATCAACTTCCAGCGcccgccggcggcggcggaggccggCTCTTCGTCGTCCAGAAGCGAGCTCGATCCCGAGCTCGGTTTCCTCGCCGACCACTCCAAGGCCGAGATCGTGGACATGCTCCGGAAGCACACCTACGACGACGAGCTTCGGCAGGGCCTGCGCCGCGGCCGCGGGCGCGCGCAGCCGACGCCGGCGTGGGCGCGAGAGCTCCTCTTCGAGAAGGCCGTGACCCCGAGCGACGTCGGCAAGCTCAACCGCCTGGTGGTGCCGAAGCAGCACGCCGAGAAGCACTTCCCTCCGACCACTGCGGCGGCCACCGGCAGCAACGGCAAGGGCGTGCTGCTCAATTTCGAGGACGGCGACGGGAAGGTGTGGCGCTTCCGCTACTCGTACTGGAACAGCAGCCAGAGCTACGTGCTCACCAAGGGCTGGAGCCGCTTCGTCAAGGAGACGGGCCTCCGCGCCGGCGACACCGTGGCGTTCTACCGGTCGGCGTACGGGAATGACACGGAGGACCAGCTCTTCATCGACTACAAGAAGATGAACAAGAATGACGATGCTGCCGACGCGGCGATTTCCAATGAGAATGAGACAGGCCATGTCGCCGTCAAGCTCTTCGGCGTTGACATTGCCGGTGGAGGGATGGCGGGATCATCAGGTGGCTGA